Proteins found in one Lathamus discolor isolate bLatDis1 chromosome 7, bLatDis1.hap1, whole genome shotgun sequence genomic segment:
- the RHOA gene encoding transforming protein RhoA, giving the protein MAAIRKKLVIVGDGACGKTCLLIVFSKDQFPEVYVPTVFENYVADIEVDGKQVELALWDTAGQEDYDRLRPLSYPDTDVILMCFSIDSPDSLENIPEKWTPEVKHFCPNVPIILVGNKKDLRNDEHTRRELAKMKQEPVKPEEGRDMANRIGAFGYMECSAKTKDGVREVFEMATRAALQARRGKKKSGCLLL; this is encoded by the exons atgGCAGCCATTCGAAAAAAGCTGGTTATAGTGGGAGATGGTGCCTGTGGGAAGACCTGTCTGCTGATTGTGTTTAGCAAAGACCAGTTCCCTGAAGTGTATGTTCCCACTGTCTTTGAAAACTACGTAGCAGATATCGAAGTGGATGGAAAGCAG gttGAGTTGGCTCTATGGGATACAGCAGGACAAGAAGACTATGATCGACTTAGACCGCTTTCTTATCCAGATACCGATGTTATACTTATGTGTTTTTCAATTGATAGTCCTGATAGTTTAG aaaacatCCCAGAGAAGTGGACCCCGGAGGTGAAGCATTTCTGCCCCAACGTGCCTATCATCTTGGTAGGAAACAAGAAGGACCTGAGGAATGACGAGCACACAAGACGAGAGCTGGCCAAAATGAAGCAG GAGCCTGTCAAACCCGAAGAAGGAAGAGATATGGCAAACCGCATCGGTGCTTTTGGGTATATGGAGTGTTCGGCAAAGACCAAAGACGGTGTGAGGGAGGTTTTTGAAATGGCCACTAGAGCTGCTTTGCAAGCCCGGCGTGGCAAGAAGAAGTCCGGGTGCCTTCTCTTATAA
- the GPX1 gene encoding glutathione peroxidase 1 encodes MAATGAGERAGAAGLGGMSARPLGAAEPLSLGSLQGKVLLVVNVASLUGTTTRDFLQLRDLQQRYGSRGLQVLAFPCNQFGHQENATNEEILLSLEHVRPGKGYKPNFIMFEKCEVNGKNAHPLFTFLKEALPFPHDDPSSLMTNPQYIIWSPVCRNDISWNFEKFLIGPDGVPFKRYSRHFETIKIQDDIELLLERVAK; translated from the exons ATGGCGGCGACAGGAGCAGGAGAGCGTGCGGGCGCGGCGGGGCTCGGGGGCATGTCTGCGCGGCCGCTGGGCGCGGCGGAGCCGCTGTCGCTCGGCTCGCTGCAGGGAAAGGTGTTGCTGGTGGTCAACGTGGCGTCGCTTTGAGGCACCACCACCCGCGACTTCCTTCAGCTCAGAGACCTGCAGCAGCGGTACGGGTCTCGCGGGCTGCAGGTCCTCGCCTTCCCCTGCAACCAGTTCGGGCATCAG GAAAACGCGACGAACGAGGAGATCCTGTTGTCGCTAGAGCATGTCCGTCCTGGGAAGGGGTACAAGCCCAACTTCATCATGTTCGAGAAGTGCGAGGTCAACGGGAAGAACGCGCACCCCCTCTTCACCTTCCTGAAAGAGGCGCTACCCTTCCCGCACGATGACCCCTCCTCACTGATGACCAACCCGCAGTACATCATCTGGTCCCCGGTGTGCCGCAACGACATCTCCTGGAACTTCGAGAAGTTCCTCATCGGCCCAGACGGCGTGCCCTTCAAACGCTACAGTCGGCACTTCGAAACCATCAAGATCCAGGATGATATTGAATTGCTTCTGGAGAGGGTTGCCAAGTAA